From one Caldithrix abyssi DSM 13497 genomic stretch:
- a CDS encoding flagellar basal body L-ring protein FlgH: MKSMLIVLALSALSFAQAIPSLYSDIKAHHVGDVLSVIIVENANASRQSKSNSKLNSEIGMNAKSSGNIADFLPVFGGSGGFQSRHQGEDGTSQSDRLSGRISVRIVEQTENGMFKIKGERKLNVNGEENLMKLEGYVRPRDISSANTVYSYLIADARITYRKTGIGHRFIQTRTVTKILSFALAGIMVAASAGYFAFK; the protein is encoded by the coding sequence ATGAAAAGTATGTTGATTGTTCTGGCGCTAAGCGCGTTGAGTTTCGCTCAGGCCATTCCGTCGCTTTACAGCGATATTAAAGCGCATCACGTGGGCGATGTGTTGTCGGTGATCATTGTGGAAAACGCCAACGCCAGCCGGCAATCCAAAAGCAACAGCAAACTCAATTCGGAAATTGGGATGAATGCCAAATCCTCAGGCAATATTGCCGATTTTTTACCGGTGTTTGGCGGTTCGGGGGGCTTTCAATCCAGACACCAGGGCGAGGACGGCACCTCGCAATCCGACCGTTTAAGCGGGCGTATTTCGGTGCGTATCGTGGAGCAGACCGAAAACGGCATGTTTAAAATCAAAGGCGAGCGAAAACTAAACGTAAACGGCGAAGAAAATTTAATGAAGTTAGAAGGCTATGTCCGCCCGCGGGATATTAGTTCGGCCAATACGGTTTATTCTTACCTTATTGCAGACGCGCGAATTACTTATCGTAAAACGGGCATCGGACATAGGTTTATTCAAACCAGAACGGTAACCAAAATTTTAAGCTTTGCCCTGGCAGGAATCATGGTAGCCGCCAGCGCAGGCTACTTTGCCTTTAAATAG
- the flgG gene encoding flagellar basal-body rod protein FlgG, which translates to MLRALKTAALGMTAQQLNVDVIANNLANVNTTGFKKSAIEFQDLLYENLQLGDRDGRRGHENPVKLQIGLGSRPINTFRSFTRGDVVQTGNSLDLAINGRGFFQVQLADGNYAYTRDGSLKINSEGYLVTNSGLKIVPEIAIPDNVSSIQISENGLVTVMIDGENEPQEIGQIELVTFMNPAGLLARGGNLFSVTEASGEPIFGLPNEQGFGGVMQGYLEKSNVDVAQEMINLIVAQRAYEINSKSVKTADELLALINNLKR; encoded by the coding sequence ATGTTACGGGCATTAAAAACAGCGGCCCTGGGGATGACCGCCCAGCAATTAAATGTGGACGTAATCGCCAACAACCTGGCCAATGTAAATACAACCGGTTTTAAAAAGAGCGCCATCGAGTTTCAGGACTTGCTCTACGAAAACCTGCAGCTTGGCGATCGCGACGGGCGTCGGGGCCATGAAAACCCGGTGAAGTTGCAAATTGGCCTGGGAAGTCGGCCGATCAACACCTTTCGTTCCTTTACGCGAGGCGACGTGGTGCAAACCGGCAATTCGCTGGACCTGGCCATTAACGGACGAGGCTTTTTTCAGGTGCAACTGGCCGACGGCAATTATGCTTACACGCGCGACGGTTCTTTAAAGATCAATTCCGAGGGCTACCTGGTAACCAACAGCGGACTTAAAATCGTTCCGGAGATTGCCATACCGGATAACGTGAGCAGCATCCAGATCAGCGAAAACGGCCTGGTTACGGTGATGATTGACGGAGAAAACGAACCGCAGGAAATCGGGCAAATTGAGCTGGTTACCTTCATGAATCCGGCGGGCTTGCTGGCTCGCGGCGGCAATTTGTTCTCCGTGACCGAAGCCTCCGGCGAACCCATTTTCGGTTTGCCCAATGAACAGGGCTTTGGCGGCGTAATGCAGGGATATCTGGAAAAATCCAATGTGGATGTAGCTCAGGAGATGATCAATCTGATTGTGGCCCAACGCGCTTACGAAATCAATTCCAAATCGGTTAAAACCGCCGATGAATTGCTGGCGTTGATCAATAATTTAAAAAGGTAG
- a CDS encoding sigma-70 family RNA polymerase sigma factor, producing MMQSTLSKLKETGEALVKEYLETRNERIKAKIVEHYAPLIKNIVGRYNLHYSTTLNADDLYQFGILGLLKALERFKSNGVPFHAFAYKRIYGEVVDALRREGMIGRDKYEKVRKLETAVKNLTASLGREPSTEEVCRALDIDEKTYYDILNTSLLVYTTSLNTKISDDEGDFIYRIDTLTDESAMSPEEELENLDLKRRLKEIISNELSDREKIILALYFYEELTLADIRKVINLTEARISQILNQTLIKVRVKLMK from the coding sequence ATGATGCAATCCACACTTTCCAAATTAAAAGAAACAGGCGAAGCGTTAGTAAAAGAATATCTTGAAACGCGCAACGAGCGGATTAAAGCTAAAATCGTTGAGCATTACGCGCCATTAATTAAAAACATTGTAGGCCGTTACAATTTGCACTATTCTACCACGCTCAACGCCGATGATCTTTACCAGTTTGGCATTTTAGGCCTGCTTAAAGCGCTGGAGCGTTTTAAAAGCAACGGCGTGCCGTTTCATGCTTTTGCCTACAAACGCATTTACGGCGAGGTTGTGGATGCCCTGCGTCGAGAAGGAATGATCGGACGCGATAAGTACGAAAAGGTACGTAAACTGGAGACAGCGGTTAAAAACCTCACCGCCTCGCTGGGCAGGGAACCCTCTACGGAAGAGGTGTGCCGGGCGCTGGACATCGACGAAAAAACCTATTACGATATTTTGAACACCTCGCTGCTGGTTTACACCACATCGCTCAACACCAAAATTAGCGACGACGAAGGCGATTTCATTTACAGAATCGATACCTTAACCGATGAAAGCGCCATGAGTCCGGAAGAAGAGCTGGAAAACCTTGATCTGAAACGACGCCTGAAAGAGATCATCTCTAATGAACTGAGCGATCGGGAAAAGATCATTCTGGCCCTCTATTTTTACGAAGAACTAACCCTGGCCGATATCCGAAAGGTCATTAATTTAACAGAAGCGCGTATTTCACAAATTTTGAATCAAACCCTGATTAAAGTCAGAGTAAAATTGATGAAATAA
- the flgK gene encoding flagellar hook-associated protein FlgK, translating to MSISSILEIGKRSLLAYQSAVKTTSDNISNANNEYYRRRRVNFDQLNGGYSRLGLSITDAVRLRQRFAEYQIYTENQHLGKYQNTHRLLSQVEVLFNENSDAGLSKVMSDFFGAWNDLAKEPESDFARNLVLDKAMVLADTFERIDSGLQNIKDQIVPETRMTVDDINQKIELIHKINQQIRKQPNGELLDQRDRILDELSQQINIQIKEKDSGEVNVYSDGILLVSHDILNELEAKTVTEEGHSKIRIQLKGSGYQINPSSGALSSLVEFYNDTLPEYKEKLDALARTIARKVNELHTQGENLNGSGGINFFADDIAGMSDFRVNQAIAENPDLIASRARGGAEGDGSIAQQISDLQFAGLFKEGTAHEYYQTFLTGLGENIQEADFLADSQEMIVNQLKNQRDSVTGVSMDEEMTRMVQYQQAYEAAAKVITTVDEMMATVMQMV from the coding sequence ATGAGTATTTCCAGTATTTTAGAGATTGGTAAGCGTTCTTTGTTGGCTTACCAGTCGGCGGTCAAAACAACAAGCGATAATATCTCCAATGCCAATAACGAATATTATCGTCGTCGTCGCGTTAATTTTGATCAGTTAAACGGCGGTTACAGCCGGCTGGGCCTGTCGATTACCGACGCTGTTCGATTGCGGCAGCGCTTTGCCGAATACCAGATTTATACCGAAAACCAGCATCTGGGAAAGTACCAGAACACCCATCGCCTGCTTTCGCAGGTGGAGGTGCTGTTTAACGAAAACAGCGATGCCGGTTTATCGAAGGTGATGAGCGATTTTTTTGGCGCCTGGAACGATCTGGCCAAAGAGCCGGAAAGCGATTTTGCCCGGAATCTGGTGTTAGACAAAGCGATGGTCCTGGCGGACACTTTTGAGCGAATTGACAGCGGCCTGCAAAACATCAAAGATCAAATTGTGCCCGAAACCAGAATGACAGTGGACGACATTAATCAAAAAATAGAACTCATTCACAAAATCAATCAGCAAATTCGCAAACAACCCAATGGGGAATTGTTGGATCAAAGAGACCGCATTTTAGACGAGCTTTCTCAGCAAATCAATATTCAAATTAAAGAAAAAGACAGCGGCGAAGTAAACGTATATTCCGACGGCATATTGCTCGTCTCTCACGATATTTTGAATGAGCTGGAAGCAAAAACAGTTACCGAAGAGGGCCATTCGAAAATCAGAATTCAATTGAAAGGCAGCGGCTATCAGATTAATCCCAGCAGCGGCGCGCTGTCTTCGCTGGTGGAATTTTACAACGACACATTGCCGGAGTACAAAGAAAAACTGGATGCGCTGGCTCGAACCATTGCCCGCAAAGTGAACGAACTGCACACTCAGGGCGAAAATCTGAACGGCAGCGGCGGGATCAATTTTTTTGCCGATGATATTGCCGGCATGTCGGATTTCAGAGTCAATCAGGCGATTGCCGAAAATCCGGATCTGATCGCCAGCAGGGCAAGGGGCGGGGCAGAAGGCGACGGCAGCATTGCTCAGCAAATCAGCGACCTGCAATTTGCCGGCCTTTTTAAAGAAGGCACCGCACATGAGTACTATCAAACCTTTTTGACCGGCCTGGGCGAAAACATCCAGGAAGCGGACTTTTTAGCGGACAGTCAGGAGATGATTGTCAATCAGTTAAAAAATCAACGCGATTCCGTAACGGGCGTTTCTATGGATGAGGAAATGACGCGTATGGTTCAATATCAACAGGCTTACGAAGCGGCGGCCAAAGTGATAACCACGGTGGATGAAATGATGGCTACCGTCATGCAAATGGTCTAA
- a CDS encoding flagellar hook-associated protein 3, whose protein sequence is MRITQSMFVRNTMQRLFKSRETLMNTQDRLATQKKIKLPSDNPVGYSRAQRMREAYRQNEVFLKNIEESEGWLDHTSSLLEQIYQNVVDARIEATKGTDAVATPELMDSLAKQLRGMMDELVATLNTTYLGKNVFGGTITKETTPFEKNDLDVTYQGNDQHIRRRMSRQIVMDINVTGSEIMQTSVFDALKETIVALENHDVDALKGALENLKSSEKNILNVSAVYGSKINNLLLIKERMISTNENFQKFISQEEDAVLEEEMIKLKSEEIAYQAALQSTSQIMGLSLLKYL, encoded by the coding sequence ATGCGAATTACACAATCCATGTTTGTGCGCAACACCATGCAGCGTTTATTCAAAAGCCGCGAAACGTTAATGAACACGCAAGATCGTCTGGCTACGCAGAAAAAGATTAAACTGCCGTCGGATAATCCTGTGGGCTACTCCAGAGCCCAGAGAATGCGCGAGGCCTATCGTCAGAATGAAGTGTTCCTTAAAAATATAGAAGAATCTGAAGGCTGGTTAGATCATACGTCCAGTTTGCTTGAACAGATTTATCAGAATGTGGTTGACGCCCGAATTGAAGCCACCAAAGGCACGGACGCTGTGGCCACGCCGGAGTTGATGGATTCGCTGGCCAAACAGTTGCGCGGCATGATGGATGAACTGGTGGCCACGTTAAATACTACCTATCTGGGTAAAAATGTATTTGGCGGAACGATTACCAAAGAAACCACGCCTTTTGAGAAAAACGACCTGGATGTTACTTATCAGGGCAACGATCAACACATCAGACGCAGAATGTCCAGGCAGATTGTGATGGATATTAACGTTACGGGATCGGAAATAATGCAAACCAGCGTGTTCGATGCCTTGAAAGAAACCATCGTCGCCCTGGAAAACCACGATGTTGACGCCCTTAAAGGCGCGCTGGAAAATTTAAAGAGTTCAGAGAAAAATATCCTTAATGTGAGCGCCGTTTACGGCTCAAAAATTAATAATCTGCTATTGATAAAAGAGCGAATGATCTCGACCAATGAGAATTTTCAGAAATTTATTTCTCAGGAAGAAGACGCCGTGCTGGAGGAGGAGATGATTAAATTAAAATCGGAAGAGATCGCTTATCAGGCGGCCTTGCAATCAACCAGTCAGATAATGGGACTCAGCCTGCTCAAATATCTGTAG
- a CDS encoding flagellar basal body P-ring protein FlgI — protein sequence MRNRLLSILIISGLMVGGLKSEVRIKDIVSIENGNRVSLIGYGLVVGLAGTGDRPASRRGAIFTVQSISNMLERFGITVPREALRTRNVAAVMVTAQIPPFSHVGARFDVVVSSLGDATSLEGGVLLMTPLRDGAGNIYAMAQGPLSVGGYNVETSAGERLKKNHSLVGRIPDGGYLQVEPPNQNIDVRKPIGLHLNEPDFVTARRIANRINAYFAGDSGANNLARPVSPGLVQLYFPDSLENPAQAISYIAQVETLTVNVDVEARVVINERTGTIVAGGNVQIDEVMISHGNLTIHTMSSPVISQPAPFSRVGRTVVTRITQTTAQEGEAKTAVIQKTATVSDLATALNTLGLKPRDIIAIFQAIKEAGALKAKLVIN from the coding sequence ATGCGCAATCGTTTATTGAGCATTTTGATCATTAGCGGATTGATGGTGGGCGGTTTAAAATCCGAAGTTCGGATTAAAGACATCGTTTCCATCGAAAACGGAAATCGCGTTTCGTTAATTGGTTACGGTCTGGTGGTTGGCCTGGCGGGAACGGGCGATCGGCCGGCCAGTAGAAGGGGCGCCATTTTTACGGTGCAATCGATCAGCAACATGCTGGAACGCTTTGGCATTACGGTTCCGCGCGAAGCTTTGCGCACGCGTAATGTGGCCGCCGTGATGGTTACCGCTCAAATTCCGCCGTTTAGCCATGTGGGAGCAAGGTTTGACGTGGTGGTTTCTTCTCTTGGAGACGCTACCAGTCTGGAAGGCGGCGTGCTGTTGATGACGCCTTTGCGCGACGGCGCGGGCAATATCTACGCCATGGCGCAGGGCCCGCTTTCCGTTGGCGGTTACAATGTGGAAACTTCGGCCGGCGAGCGTTTAAAGAAAAATCATTCGCTGGTGGGGCGCATTCCTGATGGCGGCTATTTGCAGGTTGAACCGCCCAATCAAAATATCGACGTGCGCAAACCCATCGGCCTGCATTTGAACGAACCCGATTTTGTAACGGCCAGACGCATTGCCAACAGGATTAACGCCTATTTTGCCGGCGATTCCGGCGCCAATAACCTGGCCCGCCCGGTAAGTCCGGGATTGGTTCAACTGTACTTTCCCGACTCGCTGGAAAATCCCGCGCAGGCTATCAGCTACATTGCGCAGGTAGAAACTCTGACGGTTAATGTGGATGTGGAAGCGCGCGTGGTGATTAATGAGCGAACCGGAACCATCGTGGCCGGAGGCAATGTGCAGATCGACGAGGTAATGATTTCGCACGGCAACCTGACCATTCACACCATGAGCTCGCCGGTTATTTCGCAGCCCGCGCCGTTTAGCAGAGTGGGACGGACGGTGGTCACGCGCATAACGCAGACCACGGCGCAAGAAGGAGAAGCGAAGACGGCGGTCATTCAAAAAACCGCAACCGTAAGCGATCTGGCCACGGCGCTTAATACACTGGGGTTAAAACCGCGGGATATCATCGCTATTTTTCAGGCCATCAAAGAGGCCGGCGCCTTAAAAGCCAAACTGGTCATAAATTAG
- a CDS encoding flagellar protein FlgN: MSNLSLTSNESTKTKLFQLLLEEIHAYSYLAETVKQKQEAIIKNNLQTMENLSGVERLLVKKVELMLQTREKYLNELLSNTNLDLPLQLNSYIEQLPLKEQARWRSLQQRISRAVDKIRRLNRENQQLVQSSLNYVRGVIEMLYAIDQENVLYTSSGQEKKTTAGKQVVNYNV, translated from the coding sequence ATGAGTAATTTGTCGCTAACTTCGAATGAATCCACCAAAACAAAATTGTTTCAATTGCTGCTGGAAGAAATCCACGCTTACAGCTATCTGGCCGAAACCGTAAAGCAAAAACAAGAAGCCATCATTAAAAACAATCTACAAACCATGGAAAACCTTTCGGGCGTGGAACGTCTGCTGGTTAAAAAAGTGGAGTTAATGCTGCAAACCAGAGAAAAATATCTGAATGAATTATTAAGCAATACAAATCTGGATTTACCCCTGCAGTTAAATAGCTACATCGAACAATTGCCGTTAAAAGAGCAGGCGCGCTGGCGTAGCCTGCAGCAACGTATTTCTCGCGCGGTTGATAAAATTCGACGTTTGAACAGAGAAAATCAACAACTGGTTCAATCGTCCCTGAACTACGTTCGGGGCGTAATCGAGATGTTGTACGCCATAGATCAGGAAAACGTGCTTTACACCAGCAGCGGGCAAGAAAAAAAAACAACGGCAGGCAAACAGGTGGTAAACTACAATGTTTGA
- a CDS encoding PAS domain S-box protein, protein MAEQLKQTTLRDYQTTITILEHLTDAIFILKPDGAIQYANHVACDLLGLPLSQILKNNLNNFLHPPFLFEENEKSFLEQIYQHSILELERTLKHGSYATPVVISFGFVRNNQDEVDFIIASARDVSVRKNLEKELYQQQLYAQSRDRYKELGELAINIVHRLSQPITSIRLLVEMMQKKLQRTGEEKEQFEKNFTQITLLLNEMNEVITNIRNFAFLTEEEKLKPVDLLESLGNALQHLQYELTEHDVEVFINKDKQLPLVPGNPLNIQQAFTMLLRFYLNNWSHGGAAESRKLQIDLINMDEKWVELRFYEDRLSAKDIPFTKGSQALEQNFSLAVAQLMVTSSGGDFRHLAPKNKKHAFMLRFPAAHSDDRQQLLNMIDMMK, encoded by the coding sequence ATGGCTGAGCAGTTGAAACAAACAACTTTGCGCGACTATCAGACAACCATAACCATTCTGGAACATCTTACCGACGCCATCTTTATTTTAAAACCCGACGGCGCCATTCAATATGCCAATCACGTGGCCTGCGATTTGCTGGGGCTGCCTCTTTCGCAAATTTTAAAGAATAACCTGAATAACTTTTTACACCCCCCCTTTCTGTTTGAAGAGAACGAAAAGAGTTTTCTGGAACAGATTTACCAGCATTCCATTCTGGAGCTGGAACGCACCTTAAAACACGGCAGCTACGCCACACCGGTGGTCATTAGCTTTGGTTTTGTGCGCAATAATCAGGATGAAGTGGATTTTATCATTGCCAGCGCCAGAGACGTGAGCGTGCGTAAAAATCTGGAAAAGGAACTCTACCAGCAGCAATTGTACGCTCAATCGAGGGATCGCTATAAAGAACTGGGCGAACTGGCCATTAATATTGTACATCGGCTGAGCCAACCCATTACATCCATTCGCCTGCTCGTGGAAATGATGCAAAAAAAACTGCAGCGGACAGGCGAAGAAAAAGAACAATTCGAAAAGAATTTTACACAAATCACCTTACTGTTGAACGAAATGAATGAGGTGATCACCAATATTCGGAACTTCGCCTTTTTGACCGAAGAAGAGAAGCTGAAACCGGTGGACCTTTTAGAGAGTCTGGGAAATGCGCTGCAACATCTACAATACGAACTCACCGAGCATGATGTGGAAGTTTTTATCAATAAAGATAAACAACTGCCGCTTGTGCCGGGCAATCCTTTAAATATTCAACAGGCCTTTACCATGCTTTTGCGCTTTTACCTGAACAACTGGTCGCATGGCGGAGCTGCTGAATCTCGTAAGCTGCAAATCGATTTGATCAATATGGACGAAAAATGGGTAGAGCTGCGTTTTTATGAAGATCGATTGAGCGCAAAAGATATTCCTTTTACAAAGGGCAGTCAGGCGCTGGAACAGAATTTCAGCCTGGCCGTCGCCCAGTTGATGGTGACTTCTTCCGGCGGCGATTTTAGGCATCTTGCGCCCAAAAACAAAAAACATGCCTTTATGTTGCGCTTTCCCGCAGCCCATTCCGATGATCGTCAGCAATTGCTAAACATGATTGACATGATGAAGTGA
- the flgF gene encoding flagellar basal-body rod protein FlgF encodes MKLNMTSMKQAMLGQLQQNEVIANNLANINTRGYKKDLMFFEVLKDNDTNSKARMATDFEQGALTQTNNPLDLAISGRGFFTVQTKDGVAYTRDGHFKLDGNGVLRTQQGMAVLGEGGEIVLIGEDLKPEQITITHNGEIYLGDVFIDRLLIQDFEDYSQLQKKGENVFVVDDSVQAKEVEELEVHQGFLEEANVNPAEEMIQLIEVQRQFESIQRMVRTLDETFRKAATEVGKYF; translated from the coding sequence ATGAAGCTAAACATGACTTCCATGAAACAGGCCATGCTGGGGCAACTGCAGCAAAATGAAGTGATTGCCAATAATCTGGCCAATATCAATACGCGCGGTTACAAAAAAGACCTGATGTTTTTTGAGGTGTTAAAAGACAACGACACCAACTCCAAAGCGCGCATGGCCACCGATTTTGAACAGGGCGCCTTAACACAAACAAACAATCCATTGGACCTGGCCATCTCTGGCCGTGGTTTTTTTACCGTGCAAACCAAAGATGGCGTGGCCTATACGCGCGACGGCCATTTTAAGCTGGATGGTAACGGAGTGTTGCGCACGCAGCAGGGGATGGCCGTTTTAGGCGAAGGCGGCGAAATCGTATTGATCGGCGAAGATTTAAAACCGGAGCAGATTACCATAACGCACAACGGCGAAATTTATCTCGGAGATGTTTTCATCGACCGTTTGCTGATTCAAGACTTTGAAGATTACAGTCAATTGCAAAAGAAAGGAGAAAACGTGTTTGTGGTTGATGATTCGGTTCAGGCAAAGGAGGTGGAAGAGCTGGAAGTGCATCAGGGCTTTCTGGAAGAAGCAAATGTGAATCCGGCGGAAGAGATGATTCAATTAATCGAAGTTCAGCGGCAGTTCGAAAGCATCCAGCGCATGGTGCGCACGCTGGACGAAACTTTTCGTAAAGCAGCGACCGAAGTGGGCAAATATTTTTAA
- the flgA gene encoding flagellar basal body P-ring formation chaperone FlgA, translated as MKAVRNLLWIGLMIFLGAMQAFAQSHLENKVKAKIQAFFEERFAVSTEDLRISYLRLPDLSHLAVDDYRIECVSQSPLPRLGHQTIWLQLSKGGRTVLKTPVTVKIAIRRSVFLAASNIGFRKLVTEDHIVQQQVWLTDTEIYRSALQHASQIVGKESAHFIPKGSILVARDVQNPTVVKPGDEVEIQVKAGELVVKTRGIARSAGRIGDEVSVKNLMTGKRLKGTVTSPGVVCINHSRAL; from the coding sequence ATGAAAGCAGTGCGTAATCTTCTCTGGATTGGTTTAATGATCTTTTTGGGCGCGATGCAGGCTTTTGCTCAATCGCATCTGGAAAATAAGGTCAAAGCAAAAATTCAGGCTTTTTTCGAAGAGCGCTTTGCGGTAAGTACGGAAGATTTGCGCATCAGCTACCTGCGTTTGCCGGACCTGTCGCATCTGGCAGTTGACGACTACCGCATCGAGTGCGTCTCGCAGTCGCCCCTGCCGCGCCTGGGACATCAGACCATCTGGCTACAGTTGTCAAAGGGCGGCAGAACCGTTTTAAAAACGCCAGTAACCGTAAAAATAGCCATCCGCCGTTCGGTGTTTCTGGCTGCCAGCAACATCGGTTTCCGTAAACTCGTTACAGAAGATCATATCGTGCAGCAGCAGGTTTGGCTGACCGATACGGAAATTTACCGCAGCGCCCTGCAGCATGCTTCGCAAATTGTAGGTAAGGAGAGCGCACATTTTATTCCCAAAGGCAGCATATTGGTCGCCAGAGACGTTCAAAATCCAACCGTTGTTAAGCCGGGGGATGAGGTGGAAATACAGGTAAAGGCCGGCGAACTGGTGGTTAAAACCAGAGGCATTGCTCGCTCGGCCGGACGCATTGGCGATGAGGTATCGGTAAAAAATTTGATGACCGGAAAAAGACTGAAAGGCACGGTCACTTCTCCCGGCGTTGTGTGTATTAACCATTCGAGGGCTTTATGA